One genomic segment of Fervidobacterium pennivorans includes these proteins:
- a CDS encoding transposase — MCESKFSLLKDFFRLKRGLKNKKNLARHIRGFCVVKNLWKTHNGNINLILSHLHSFITIS; from the coding sequence ATGTGTGAATCCAAGTTTTCATTGCTGAAAGACTTTTTCCGACTCAAGCGAGGACTGAAGAATAAGAAGAATTTAGCGAGACATATTCGAGGTTTTTGTGTAGTGAAGAATCTTTGGAAAACGCACAATGGTAATATCAATCTCATTCTTTCACACTTACACTCTTTCATCACTATAAGTTAA